From the Martelella mediterranea DSM 17316 genome, one window contains:
- a CDS encoding DUF1801 domain-containing protein, translating to MKDAQQEQNPSRKIDERIAELGDWRGDMLSRIRVLIRETAPDIVEEWKWRGVPTWYRDGMICTGETYKDKVKMTFAKGASLPDPTGLFNSSLDGNVRRAIDFREGDAIDEEALSALIRAAVARNAS from the coding sequence ATGAAGGATGCGCAACAGGAGCAAAACCCATCGCGGAAGATCGATGAACGGATTGCGGAACTAGGCGACTGGCGGGGCGACATGCTCTCCCGCATCAGGGTTTTGATCAGGGAAACCGCGCCCGATATCGTCGAGGAATGGAAATGGCGCGGCGTCCCGACCTGGTATCGCGACGGCATGATCTGCACCGGCGAGACCTACAAGGACAAGGTCAAGATGACCTTCGCCAAGGGCGCGTCCCTGCCCGACCCGACCGGGCTTTTCAATTCCAGTCTCGATGGCAATGTCCGGCGGGCCATCGATTTCCGCGAGGGCGACGCGATCGACGAAGAGGCGCTGTCGGCGCTCATCCGAGCCGCCGTGGCACGAAACGCTTCATGA
- a CDS encoding LysR substrate-binding domain-containing protein — protein MNANSTRQRAWQTPVSLQGTKSGIYCKRLMTEKYACFVWKESKWARQSMTLDNYKSAQHIIAQPAPEWQPYFLPTLDAMNITIKPHIEISGLGAIDRVIAQTDLVLTASEGFSRIFSPDIISIPAPFKCEFPFYMTWGKRTHSSQAHQWFRNQITETARELK, from the coding sequence TTGAACGCCAACTCGACCAGGCAAAGAGCTTGGCAAACGCCGGTCTCGCTGCAAGGCACCAAGAGCGGCATCTACTGCAAGCGGCTGATGACGGAGAAATATGCGTGTTTCGTCTGGAAGGAAAGCAAGTGGGCGCGACAGTCGATGACGCTCGACAATTACAAGAGCGCACAACACATCATCGCGCAACCGGCACCCGAGTGGCAACCTTATTTCCTTCCGACGCTCGATGCCATGAACATAACGATCAAGCCGCATATCGAGATTTCAGGCCTCGGCGCCATTGACCGTGTCATTGCGCAGACGGATCTGGTGCTGACTGCTTCGGAAGGCTTTTCCCGGATTTTCTCGCCGGATATCATCTCGATTCCAGCCCCGTTCAAATGTGAATTTCCGTTCTATATGACCTGGGGGAAGAGAACGCATTCCTCCCAGGCGCATCAATGGTTTCGCAACCAGATCACCGAAACCGCCCGAGAGCTGAAATAG
- a CDS encoding CaiB/BaiF CoA transferase family protein: MAGCLDHIRVIDLSRVFAGPWAGQMLADFGADVIKLEHVKGGDDVRRMGVPHLNADGAPTGETSSFLAMNRGKRSVALDLKSPEGREIARELIENADVLIENFKTGTLARMGLDYETVARLNPRLVYCSITGFGQTGPMAHLPGYDPIFQAMSGLLSITGSSEDEPALVGYSISDITAGQYAVAAILAALNHRDAVSGEGQFIDIALLDTQIHAASHMAMNYLSSGKLPRRNGTASQITCPWQAFDCADRPIMIAIGNDPQFRRFADYLGLEGVADDERYATNLARVQNADTLVPLIAEKLAARNADATYAELEAIGIPAGPLNSFEDTLQMPQVKARELVRQLDHPNAGRVNYIANPVRFSGDQATATRPPPLLAEHTDEVLREIGLTEERIAELRGTGAIA, encoded by the coding sequence ATGGCCGGATGTCTGGATCATATCAGGGTTATCGACCTCAGCCGCGTCTTCGCCGGCCCCTGGGCCGGGCAGATGCTGGCCGATTTCGGGGCCGACGTGATCAAGCTGGAACACGTCAAGGGCGGCGACGACGTCAGGCGCATGGGCGTCCCTCACCTGAATGCCGATGGCGCGCCGACGGGCGAAACGTCGAGCTTTCTCGCGATGAACCGCGGAAAGCGCTCGGTCGCGCTGGACCTGAAATCGCCGGAGGGGCGGGAGATCGCGCGAGAGCTGATCGAGAATGCCGATGTGCTGATCGAGAACTTCAAGACCGGCACGCTGGCGCGCATGGGGCTGGACTATGAAACGGTCGCCAGGCTCAACCCCCGCCTGGTCTATTGCTCGATCACCGGCTTCGGACAGACGGGACCGATGGCGCATCTTCCCGGTTATGACCCGATCTTCCAGGCGATGAGCGGACTTCTGTCGATCACCGGCTCGTCCGAGGACGAACCGGCGCTGGTCGGCTACTCGATCTCGGATATCACGGCGGGGCAATATGCGGTCGCCGCGATCCTTGCGGCGCTGAACCATCGCGATGCCGTTTCGGGCGAAGGGCAGTTCATCGATATCGCGCTTCTGGACACGCAGATCCACGCCGCATCCCATATGGCGATGAACTACCTGTCCTCGGGCAAGCTGCCGCGCCGGAACGGCACCGCCTCACAGATCACCTGCCCCTGGCAGGCCTTCGACTGCGCCGACCGGCCGATCATGATCGCCATCGGCAATGATCCGCAGTTCCGCCGCTTCGCGGATTATCTGGGACTTGAGGGCGTTGCCGATGACGAACGCTACGCCACCAACCTCGCAAGGGTGCAGAACGCCGACACGCTGGTCCCGCTGATCGCGGAAAAACTGGCCGCCAGGAACGCCGACGCCACCTATGCCGAGTTGGAGGCGATCGGCATTCCGGCGGGGCCGCTCAACAGCTTCGAGGACACACTGCAGATGCCGCAGGTCAAGGCGCGCGAGCTGGTGCGCCAACTCGACCATCCGAACGCGGGCCGCGTCAATTACATCGCGAACCCGGTACGGTTTTCGGGCGATCAGGCGACAGCCACAAGGCCTCCGCCGCTGCTTGCCGAACATACAGACGAGGTGCTGCGGGAGATCGGATTGACCGAGGAGCGCATCGCCGAACTGCGCGGCACGGGCGCGATTGCTTGA
- a CDS encoding acyl-CoA dehydrogenase family protein has translation MEDWMENARMIVDSARAIVPADGDLSRVRAARGKGIDRAMVAKAGELGLFLMRVPEEAGGLGLGMREACELMQVLGGGLTPEPIGSKIMAAALLGEAFPEEATTGAKVMVTAWQDDAASLRFEGGASDGRLHGVKIAVPDDADFFAVLTGAGVAVVARDAPGVTITAADTLDGGRIAMLRLENVAAELVPCPQAAAVIQDAVLMHSAYLLGLSDRAFNITLDYLKVREQFGRPIGSFQALQHRATEIKIRIELLRAAVMATAARFDTGADIASRARDADRCKLRAAETAMLVAREAVQMHGAMGITDEADIGLFVRRAMTDANLFGAPIAVRARLARTLEDAA, from the coding sequence ATGGAAGACTGGATGGAAAACGCCCGCATGATCGTGGACAGCGCGCGCGCCATCGTGCCCGCCGACGGCGATCTCAGCCGTGTCCGCGCCGCGCGCGGCAAGGGGATAGACCGCGCCATGGTGGCAAAGGCGGGCGAACTGGGCCTGTTCCTCATGCGCGTTCCGGAGGAAGCCGGCGGACTGGGGTTGGGCATGCGCGAGGCCTGCGAACTGATGCAGGTCCTGGGCGGCGGGCTCACGCCTGAACCCATCGGCTCTAAGATCATGGCGGCAGCGCTTCTGGGCGAGGCCTTCCCCGAAGAGGCCACAACCGGCGCGAAAGTTATGGTAACGGCGTGGCAGGACGATGCGGCTTCGCTGCGGTTCGAGGGCGGCGCGTCCGACGGACGGCTGCACGGCGTCAAGATCGCCGTGCCGGATGATGCGGATTTCTTCGCCGTGCTGACCGGGGCGGGCGTCGCCGTCGTGGCGCGCGATGCACCGGGCGTCACGATCACCGCCGCCGACACGCTGGATGGCGGACGGATTGCCATGCTCCGCCTCGAGAATGTGGCCGCCGAGCTGGTTCCCTGTCCGCAGGCTGCGGCAGTTATTCAGGACGCGGTGCTGATGCATTCGGCCTATCTGCTCGGCCTGTCGGACCGAGCCTTCAACATCACGCTGGACTATCTGAAGGTGCGCGAGCAGTTCGGACGCCCGATCGGCAGCTTCCAGGCCCTGCAGCATCGCGCCACCGAGATCAAGATCCGGATCGAGCTGTTGCGCGCCGCCGTGATGGCGACGGCCGCCCGCTTCGATACCGGCGCGGATATCGCCAGCCGTGCCCGCGATGCCGACCGCTGCAAGCTGCGCGCGGCCGAAACCGCGATGCTGGTCGCGCGCGAGGCGGTGCAGATGCACGGCGCCATGGGCATTACCGACGAGGCCGATATCGGCCTGTTCGTCCGCCGCGCCATGACCGACGCCAATCTTTTCGGCGCGCCCATTGCGGTGCGCGCCCGGCTCGCCCGCACTCTGGAGGATGCCGCATGA
- a CDS encoding acyl-CoA dehydrogenase family protein, translating into MSTDYNAMSDGDFRAMIRDFVESEYPDIPRFPLERLHWDEVKPWYMALSRRGFLCPTWPVEHGGMGLSAGKHLIMIEELERFGAARVHDIGPVMLGPLLLKYGTEEQKTHYLPRILSGQDIWAQGYSEPGAGSDLAAVRCEAVRDGDEWVINGQKTWTTLGMDANWIFILARTDKTVKKQAGISFLLVPMDAPGVTTRNIENLAGEAEFCEVFFDDVRVPLDHIVGGVNEGWTAAKALLGHERVFIGAPRLSASALARLAHLAKRNGIWNDPVFRDRYVALECDTRDLGDLFQTYMDRLKDGQEIGADVAMLKIFQSELYQRISELIMEIAGPEAGLSHPPEGDRRLHAAATYLSARPITIFGGSTEIMRNVLSKAVLGLPN; encoded by the coding sequence ATGAGCACCGATTACAACGCCATGTCGGACGGCGATTTCCGCGCCATGATCCGCGATTTCGTCGAGAGCGAATATCCCGACATCCCCCGCTTTCCGCTGGAACGCCTGCACTGGGACGAGGTGAAGCCGTGGTACATGGCCCTGTCCCGGCGCGGCTTCCTGTGCCCGACATGGCCTGTCGAACATGGCGGCATGGGCCTTTCCGCCGGCAAGCACCTGATCATGATCGAGGAACTGGAGCGCTTCGGCGCGGCCCGCGTCCACGATATCGGCCCGGTCATGCTCGGGCCGCTGCTGCTGAAATACGGAACCGAAGAGCAGAAGACGCACTACCTGCCGCGCATCCTCTCGGGCCAGGACATCTGGGCGCAGGGTTATTCCGAGCCGGGCGCGGGTTCGGACCTTGCAGCCGTGCGCTGCGAGGCGGTGCGCGACGGCGATGAATGGGTCATCAACGGCCAGAAGACCTGGACCACGCTCGGCATGGACGCCAACTGGATCTTCATTCTCGCCCGCACCGACAAGACCGTGAAGAAACAGGCCGGAATCAGCTTTCTTCTGGTGCCGATGGACGCGCCCGGCGTCACCACCCGCAATATCGAGAACCTCGCCGGCGAGGCCGAATTCTGCGAGGTATTCTTCGACGATGTCCGCGTGCCGCTGGACCACATCGTCGGCGGCGTCAACGAAGGATGGACCGCCGCCAAGGCGCTGCTCGGACACGAGCGGGTCTTCATCGGCGCGCCCCGTCTTTCGGCAAGCGCGCTGGCAAGGCTTGCCCATCTGGCGAAGCGCAACGGCATCTGGAACGATCCGGTTTTTCGCGACCGCTATGTCGCGCTGGAATGCGACACGCGCGATCTGGGCGACCTGTTCCAGACCTATATGGACCGCCTGAAAGACGGACAGGAGATCGGCGCGGACGTCGCCATGCTGAAGATATTCCAGTCCGAGCTGTACCAGCGCATCTCGGAGCTGATCATGGAGATCGCCGGCCCCGAGGCTGGCCTGTCGCACCCGCCCGAAGGCGATCGTCGTCTGCATGCGGCGGCCACTTATCTCTCGGCGCGCCCGATCACGATCTTCGGCGGCTCGACCGAAATCATGCGCAATGTTCTGTCAAAGGCCGTACTGGGCCTGCCGAACTGA